The following proteins are co-located in the Vigna angularis cultivar LongXiaoDou No.4 chromosome 2, ASM1680809v1, whole genome shotgun sequence genome:
- the LOC108346585 gene encoding uncharacterized protein LOC108346585 encodes MDCNNEEGYKNLRLRAWSDTKPIVDLNSILRDSHRTRIEMTPFKWCVYMNSPIDFCTPLLKEMVRRWVRRNESFVLKQTMVPFTVGDVCMGLGLGVGGLDVNFDDDFDAVVCHQFSAKKIRQGDIRDLSLSGNVAVLQLWTVERLGLADGAHDIVFPRIMNWRSLKLRCNKIEELFKRKEICWEWFLRDEDRQNSIICAALHLEEGSIAEDDGDELGLSWEQVVMKKIEDNQRKMVAMDKDLRSLATLVGVGKEDYEKGNDGKEEDGDVHGHGGAHGEGQCFQTFTYSDVGGCCSGLKDDIEDVMDIGPVVSTVPLHDDTEDDNLLNVNRTQLYNMVIPFKLPWRVVSEIFGQTFGTQECYSFGPRMQVGNTGILFATSVFMFFERRSTGIVKRICFSPLYATHVLIESRKRKSNRKVWTLNDYSHYFQSNIIGFDDIVNAEFLFVPIIHDDHWWCYAVKIPSLEMFALDSFGHKRKERQKIDNVIAHNLALLFGHLLNCAEENKPSLEVQHLHTSIQPNNFDCGVIVLKIMELWDGIDKDERKTMPSYTTEELQQVREHYVCQWILDVDNVRRNEVLEDLGML; translated from the exons ATGGATTGCAATAACGAAGAAGGTTACAAGAAT tTGCGGTTGCGGGCATGGAGTGACACAAAACCGATAGTGGACCTTAATTCCATACTACGCGACAGTCATAGGACACGGATCGAAATGACTCCGTTCAAGTGGTGTGTTTATATGAACAGTCCAATTGACTTCTGCACTCCTTTGTTGAAGGAAATGGTTAGACGTTGGGTTAGGCGCAACGAATCTTTTGTTTTGAAGCAAACAATGGTACCATTTACAGTAGGCGATGTTTGCATGGGTTTAGGGTTGGGTGTTGGTGGTTTAGAtgtaaattttgatgatgactTTGATGCTGTTGTTTGTCATCAATTTTCGGCAAA GAAGATAAGGCAAGGTGACATAAGGGACCTCAGTCTTAGTGGGAATGTTGCCGTGTTGCAg ctATGGACGGTCGAACGTTTGGGTTTAGCGGACGGTGCACATGACATTGTCTTCCCGCGAATAATGAATTGGCGTTCGCTTAAGTTAAGGTGTAACAAAATAGAGGAATTGTTTAAACGGAAAGAG ATATGTTGGGAGTGGTTTTTGCGGGACGAGGACCGTCAAAACTCAATCATTTGTGCGGCCCTTCATTTGGAAGAAGGGTCAATAGCGGAAGATGATGGAGATGAGTTAGGGTTAAGTTGGGAACAAGTGGTCATGAAGAAAATTGAAGACAACCAAAGAAAAATGGTTGCAATGGATAAAGATTTAAGAAGTTTGGCTACATTGGTAGGTGTTGGGAAGGAAGATTATGAGAAAGGGAATGATGGTAAAGAAGAGGATGGTGATGTTCATGGTCATGGTGGGGCACATGGGGAAGGGCAATGTTTTCAAACATTCACGTATAGTGATGTGGGTGGTTGTTGCTCAGGACTGAAGGATGACATTGAGGACGTTATGGATATTGGACCTGTTGTAAGCACTGTGCCACTACATGATGACACTGAGGATGATAATTTATTGAATGTAAATCGAACACAGTTGTACAACATGGTGATTCCGTTTAAACTTCCTTGGAG gGTTGTTTCTGAAATTTTCGGTCAAACATTTGGAACCCAAGAGTGTTATTCTTTTGGACCCAGGATGCAGGTTGGCAACACG GGGATTTTGTTTGCCACATCAGTGTTCATGTTCTTTGAAAGAAGGAGCACTGGAATAGTGAAAAGGATATGTTTTAGTCCATTATATGCG ACCCATGTTTTAATTGAGtcaagaaagagaaagagtaatCGGAAAGTTTGGACATTGAATGACTACTCTCACTACTTCCAGTCTAATATCATCGGATTTGATGACATTGTTAATGCCGAATTT tTGTTTGTCCCAATTATCCATGACGACCATTGGTGGTGCTACGCTGTGAAGATTCCATCATTGGAAATGTTTGCACTGGACTCTTTTGGGCACAAAAGAAAGGAACGACAAAAGATTGACAATGTCATT GCACATAATCTTGCATTGCTTTTTGGACATTTGTTGAATTGTGCGGAAGAGAACAAACCATCATTGGAGGTACAACACTTGCATACTTCAATCCAACCAAACAA ttttgattgtggagtaattgttttgaaaattatggaGTTGTGGGATGGCATTGacaaagatgaaagaaagaCAATGCCCAGTTACACAACT GAAGAACTACAACAAGTTAGGGAGCATTATGTATGTCAATGGATTTTGGATGTGGACAACGTCCGGAGGAATGAAGTCTTGGAAGATTTAGGCATGTTGTAG
- the LOC128195356 gene encoding uncharacterized protein LOC128195356 has translation MDVVGLGVQKLEPSVMEEERGEQSDKGSDRTKKLVFRHYCRSKMIGVLNERLTIEKKGYIEKSVFGWLLYLPSSIKIGLPVVGEAIDLNKVGHRSVCREYFPEGKVDVRMVYEFLLEEHQNFPIEHFCSLYILVGISEFLVPNRSGVVFPIIFDLVSEFGSVAKYNWGSLVFQYFVESVCGASTTMKNETTKSHIHVQGCAYLLQVWFCHHFVTSKSIYSTRVTKFPRLLNWIDMNIGDKFIKTALAKGSVVIDVGVSKEELCYGMVKDACEKFGIPFKKQNRGDKEKLLFVVEEQTRVIADMQSSINDLRKLVEAKDEDKNEEFVEEPLWESEDGCQSTPVQHDQQTPVVERGFQMQQSTMYDRMKAQPRIRVKSVVKRSPYTAGVRRKK, from the exons ATGGACGTAGTTGGCCTTGGTGTGCAAAAACTGGAACccag TGTGATGGAGGAAGAACGTGGTGAACAAAGTGACAAAGGAAGTGATAGAACGAAGAAG TTAGTGTTCAGACACTACTGCAGAAGCAAGATGATAGGTGTTTTGAACGAACGGTTGACTATTGAGAAGAAGGGATACATTGAGAAGAGTGTTTTTGGTTGGTTGTTATACTTGCCAAGTTCTATTAAGATAG GGTTGCCTGTTGTTGGTGAAGCGAtagatttaaataaagttgggcATCGTAGTGTTTGTAGGGAGTACTTCCCTGAGGGGAAAGTGGATGTCAGGATGGTATATGAGTTTTTGTTAGAGGAACATCAAAATTTTCCAATAGAACATTTTTGCAGCTTGTATATATTGGTAGGCATATCAGAGTTCTTGGTTCCGAATCGAAGTGGAGTAGTATTTCCAATCATATTTGACCTTGTTTCGGAGTTTGGGAGTGTGGCTAAGTACAATTGGGGTAGTTTAGTTTTTCAGTACTTTGTTGAAAGTGTGTGTGGTGCTTCAACAACAATGAAGAATGAAACAACCAAAAGCCATATTCATGTTCAAGGATGTGCTTACCTGTTGCAG GTATGGTTTTGTCACCATTTTGTGACATCGAAGTCCATTTACAGTACACGGGTAACAAAATTCCCAAGGTTGTTGAACTGGATTGATATGAATATTGGGGATAAGTTTATCAAAACTGCTTTGGCAAAGGGATCG GTTGTTATTGATGTTGGTGTGTCGAAAGAGGAGCTTTGTTATGGTATGGTGAAAGACGCTTGTGAGAAATTTGGTATTCCATTTAAGAAGCAAAATAGAGGAGATAAGGAAAAATTACTTTTTGTTGTAGAAGAACAAACACGGGTAATCGCGGACATGCAAAGTAGTATTAACGATTTAAGAAAGTTGGTTGAAGCAAAAGAtgaagataagaatgaagaattTGTGGAAGAACCGTTGTGGGAAAGTGAAGATGGTTGTCAAAGTACACCGGTTCAGCATGACCAGCAAACCCCTGTGGTTGAACGTGGATTTCAAATGCAACAAAGCACAATGTATGATCGTATGAAAGCGCAACCCCGAATACGGGTTAAGAGTGTCGTAAAAAGAAGTCCTTATACTGCAGGTGttagaagaaagaaatga